One part of the Oscillatoria salina IIICB1 genome encodes these proteins:
- a CDS encoding IS1634 family transposase: MSIEVSNLDHLGLVAGIIDEIGIVSQINELIPSHKTEKISAGQVVKGMILNGLGLVSSPLYLFSRFFSGKATEHLLGKGIKPEYLNDERLGRVLDELYQTGLNQIFISIVLEVVKKYQIDVGTVHLDSSSFQVQGQDQTESPQFQEEEQPSVVKITYGYSKDKRPDLKQFMMNLICSNDGDVPLWVEIGKGNDSDTKEFSRLMRDYKSQLKWDSLMVVDSAFYSQENLQLSQSISWLSRVPVTIKLAKKLIQDISSEELQPSQIQGYSYKEVTKTYGGISQRWLVVESEKRRESDLKKLEKNLVKEAREAEQKVRQLSRQTFACIPDAKKASQKLLKKSKYHQLT, encoded by the coding sequence ATGTCCATTGAAGTCAGCAATTTAGACCACTTAGGTCTCGTAGCGGGAATTATTGATGAAATTGGCATCGTCTCCCAAATCAATGAACTGATTCCCTCTCATAAAACCGAGAAAATTAGTGCGGGTCAAGTGGTCAAAGGAATGATTTTGAATGGATTAGGATTAGTCTCATCACCCTTATATTTATTCAGTCGTTTCTTTTCAGGAAAAGCGACAGAACATTTATTGGGAAAAGGAATTAAACCAGAATATTTGAATGACGAACGCTTGGGAAGAGTATTAGATGAACTGTATCAAACGGGATTAAATCAAATCTTTATCTCAATTGTTCTGGAAGTGGTAAAAAAATACCAAATTGACGTGGGAACAGTCCATTTAGATTCGAGTTCATTCCAAGTTCAAGGACAAGATCAAACCGAATCGCCCCAATTCCAAGAAGAAGAACAACCATCAGTTGTAAAAATCACCTATGGCTATTCCAAGGATAAGCGACCAGACTTAAAACAATTCATGATGAATTTGATTTGTAGCAACGATGGAGATGTGCCATTATGGGTAGAAATTGGCAAGGGAAATGACTCAGACACCAAAGAATTTTCTCGGCTCATGAGGGACTACAAATCCCAATTAAAATGGGACAGTCTCATGGTAGTAGATAGTGCATTTTACAGCCAAGAAAATCTTCAACTAAGTCAAAGCATTTCTTGGCTAAGTCGCGTTCCAGTTACAATTAAACTAGCAAAGAAACTGATTCAAGATATCAGTTCTGAAGAGCTTCAGCCTAGTCAAATCCAAGGATATAGCTACAAAGAAGTCACCAAAACCTATGGGGGAATTTCACAAAGATGGTTAGTAGTTGAAAGCGAGAAGCGTCGCGAATCTGACTTAAAGAAACTCGAAAAAAATCTGGTCAAAGAAGCCCGTGAAGCCGAGCAGAAAGTCCGACAATTAAGCCGTCAGACTTTTGCTTGTATTCCTGATGCTAAAAAAGCGTCACAAAAATTATTGAAAAAATCTAAATATCATCAGTTGACAAG
- a CDS encoding CHAT domain-containing protein, producing MPQEFQLSVTPLGNDEYLVRTEKVAPGVPPAEEKVIWSTEEWLAQAKHLMNDPLLRLLQGNSWFEDDFIFTETDESETANQSSLNLVSFGKQLYQALFYGKLRESWAIAQGIAHNQRSYIRLRLGFKDVATTRLPWEVLHAEDRPLASVTDIAFSRYQPNICLLNPAVVAKLEPEQPLKILMAIAAPSDRESLELKREARELQEELRYSPPNNLPPIELTILEQPGREQLTQALEQGSYQVFHYAGHSNLGESGGDIYLVSRQTGLTERIYGDDLAGLLVNNGIKFAVFNSCRGAFEESGESVTERNLAQALVKRGIPAVLAMAERIPDRVALSLTKFLYRNINQGYPIDKSVSRARQGLISAYGSNQLYWALPVLYLHPEFDGSLIDLEPPTDEDCPEFSDELLIADNLTEEEEALFLPSERMTSASFFDDRKRANKLPRLPNDLSEEDDLGFEDRDEDEFLAEFSSSGEDDEEASALVRDLLSEFSGNSPITEVDSEQPEAVEEENIQLDKETVSQPEITAVEPEATTNPQPAKKAPSRWRNKGLITKLLSATGLVAIAVFGLWFFLNREPTPRELLSNPLIAPVPNETSEPDLSSTINLETAETSTVAGIAIEQFSQGNIEQGEVAVLALLERNALPQAQAALAAVPPEQLNDPEISFLRGRLAWQFVKVGNENYSISDARRYWEIAFQQGANSVIYLNALGFAYYSEGQYNEALQAWYDALDLMEKQPEITANLPPEERLNPYAGLALGLWKLAENQSGNQQEFLDDKAIKLRQKVITEAPEQFRPEALASNWMWLESAIADWQELLKTSSQ from the coding sequence ATGCCCCAGGAATTTCAGCTTTCTGTAACTCCCCTTGGAAATGATGAATATCTGGTGCGGACTGAGAAAGTCGCACCAGGAGTACCTCCTGCTGAGGAGAAGGTAATTTGGTCTACTGAAGAATGGTTAGCGCAAGCGAAGCATTTGATGAATGACCCTTTGTTGCGTTTGTTGCAAGGTAATAGTTGGTTTGAAGATGATTTTATTTTTACGGAGACGGATGAGTCGGAGACGGCTAATCAATCTTCTCTGAATTTGGTTAGTTTTGGTAAGCAACTTTATCAGGCTTTGTTTTATGGTAAGTTACGGGAGAGTTGGGCGATCGCGCAAGGTATTGCTCACAATCAACGCTCTTACATCCGTTTGCGTTTAGGATTTAAGGATGTGGCGACAACTCGCTTACCTTGGGAGGTTCTCCACGCCGAAGATCGTCCTTTAGCTAGCGTTACTGATATTGCGTTTTCTCGTTATCAACCGAATATTTGTCTGCTCAATCCCGCAGTAGTGGCAAAATTAGAGCCAGAACAACCATTAAAAATTTTAATGGCGATCGCGGCTCCCAGCGATCGAGAAAGTTTGGAGTTAAAACGGGAAGCGCGCGAGTTGCAAGAGGAATTACGCTACAGTCCACCGAACAATTTACCACCGATAGAGTTAACTATTCTCGAACAACCGGGACGAGAGCAACTTACTCAAGCTCTCGAACAAGGATCGTATCAGGTTTTTCACTACGCTGGTCACTCAAATTTGGGAGAATCTGGTGGTGATATCTATTTAGTTAGTCGTCAAACTGGGTTAACTGAGAGAATCTATGGCGATGATTTAGCCGGATTATTGGTGAATAATGGGATTAAATTCGCTGTCTTTAACTCTTGTCGCGGTGCTTTTGAGGAAAGTGGAGAATCCGTTACTGAACGCAATTTAGCCCAAGCTTTGGTTAAACGGGGTATTCCTGCTGTTTTGGCGATGGCGGAACGCATTCCCGATCGAGTAGCCTTAAGTTTGACGAAATTTCTTTATCGTAATATCAATCAAGGATATCCGATCGATAAAAGTGTCAGTCGTGCTAGACAAGGTTTAATTTCTGCTTATGGTTCCAACCAATTATACTGGGCTTTACCTGTACTTTATTTACATCCAGAATTTGATGGTAGTTTGATTGATTTGGAACCGCCGACTGATGAGGATTGTCCGGAATTTTCTGATGAATTATTGATAGCAGACAACCTAACTGAAGAAGAAGAAGCTTTATTTTTGCCTTCTGAACGCATGACTTCTGCTTCTTTTTTTGACGATCGCAAGCGTGCTAATAAATTACCACGTTTACCAAATGATTTGTCTGAAGAAGATGACCTCGGTTTTGAGGATCGAGATGAAGATGAATTCTTGGCAGAATTTTCCAGCAGTGGTGAGGATGATGAGGAAGCTTCAGCTTTAGTTCGAGATTTATTGAGTGAATTTTCGGGAAATTCCCCAATTACTGAAGTTGATTCTGAACAACCAGAAGCAGTTGAGGAAGAAAATATTCAGCTAGATAAGGAAACTGTTTCTCAACCAGAAATAACTGCTGTTGAACCCGAAGCAACTACAAACCCACAACCAGCGAAAAAAGCACCTAGTAGGTGGCGAAATAAAGGTTTAATTACTAAGCTATTAAGTGCAACCGGGCTAGTAGCGATCGCTGTTTTCGGTTTGTGGTTCTTTCTTAACCGCGAACCAACCCCCAGAGAGTTATTATCAAATCCGCTCATTGCTCCCGTACCAAATGAGACTTCTGAACCCGATCTTTCGTCAACTATTAATTTAGAAACGGCAGAAACTTCTACCGTTGCGGGAATAGCAATCGAACAATTTTCTCAAGGAAATATCGAACAAGGAGAAGTCGCAGTTCTTGCTTTATTAGAACGTAATGCTTTACCTCAAGCGCAGGCGGCTTTAGCTGCGGTTCCTCCCGAACAACTTAACGACCCAGAAATTAGTTTTTTACGGGGAAGATTAGCTTGGCAATTTGTTAAAGTTGGCAATGAAAATTACAGTATTAGTGATGCGCGACGTTACTGGGAAATAGCTTTTCAACAAGGAGCTAATTCGGTAATTTATTTAAATGCTTTAGGCTTTGCTTATTATTCTGAAGGTCAATATAATGAGGCTTTACAAGCTTGGTATGATGCACTTGATTTGATGGAAAAACAACCAGAAATAACAGCAAATCTGCCACCCGAAGAACGATTAAATCCTTATGCTGGACTGGCTTTAGGACTTTGGAAATTAGCAGAAAATCAATCGGGAAATCAACAAGAATTTCTTGATGATAAAGCCATAAAATTACGTCAAAAAGTTATTACGGAAGCACCAGAACAATTTCGTCCCGAAGCCCTTGCTTCTAATTGGATGTGGTTAGAATCGGCGATCGCCGATTGGCAAGAACTTTTGAAGACTTCTAGTCAGTAG
- a CDS encoding peptidylprolyl isomerase, with amino-acid sequence MLLQLGKRQIAVEEVISLLEKSQLLPQLQRELIVEQAIAPYQCTPEEVDRLCEQLEPERQRQGISQEKLRAIATRKLRLEKFKQANWEHKLGGYFLSRKAQLDKVIYLLLRTKEAEVAQELYFRIQEDEQSFSDLAKQFSQGPEAKNGGKIGPIAMSNLHPRLAQILRSVEPGKLAPLFRLENYFVIVRLEKMLPAQLDERMRQQLLNELFETWLKENLDKEENELPETPKEEVQLVSATTEAPPQPEAKPDLEQEEVAVEELELPPELQAEEIPEIPPMEAEIPPQESVTTTKAESTESTTVGFEDTPEIVELADETPETPRTPNHWQKFWNNKIAVRLAACLVPLLIGGFSLYYLASPGGQKTTVSAEADVPDTEAFRVAVNHAMTAANLTQEAKTTEEWDRVASEWQQAIALLKIVQNDDHNYPLAQEKIGEYQEYLNYAQDNATQAVDAFRVAVNNAMEAANLTQTAQNSEEWQKVASHWQEAIALMKAVEKNDPNYPVAQEKIAEYQNYLNYAKNNASGA; translated from the coding sequence ATGCTTCTACAACTCGGAAAACGACAAATTGCTGTTGAAGAAGTAATCTCACTTCTGGAAAAATCTCAATTGCTACCGCAGTTGCAAAGGGAGTTGATTGTCGAACAGGCGATCGCGCCTTATCAGTGTACCCCAGAAGAAGTAGATCGTTTATGCGAACAGCTAGAACCCGAACGCCAGCGTCAGGGAATTTCTCAAGAAAAGTTACGAGCGATCGCTACTCGGAAACTGAGACTGGAAAAATTTAAACAAGCTAACTGGGAGCATAAACTCGGAGGCTACTTTCTCTCGCGCAAAGCTCAACTAGATAAAGTAATCTACCTGTTGCTGCGGACTAAAGAAGCAGAAGTAGCTCAAGAGCTTTATTTCCGCATTCAGGAAGACGAACAATCTTTCTCCGACCTCGCAAAGCAATTTTCCCAAGGTCCAGAAGCGAAAAATGGCGGTAAAATAGGACCGATCGCCATGAGCAATCTTCATCCGCGATTAGCTCAAATTCTCCGCAGCGTTGAACCAGGTAAGCTTGCTCCTCTATTTCGTTTAGAAAATTATTTTGTCATTGTCCGACTGGAAAAAATGCTTCCCGCTCAGTTAGACGAGCGTATGCGTCAGCAATTGCTCAACGAATTGTTTGAAACCTGGCTGAAAGAAAATCTCGACAAAGAAGAAAACGAGCTTCCTGAGACTCCCAAAGAAGAAGTACAGTTGGTTAGTGCGACAACTGAAGCACCTCCCCAACCTGAAGCAAAACCCGATCTCGAACAAGAAGAAGTAGCAGTAGAGGAATTAGAACTTCCCCCAGAATTGCAAGCTGAGGAAATTCCAGAAATTCCGCCAATGGAGGCAGAAATTCCCCCCCAAGAGTCAGTAACAACTACTAAGGCTGAATCAACTGAGTCAACAACAGTTGGTTTTGAAGATACACCGGAAATAGTCGAATTAGCTGACGAAACTCCAGAAACGCCTCGCACTCCTAATCACTGGCAAAAATTCTGGAACAATAAAATAGCAGTTAGATTAGCCGCTTGTCTGGTTCCCTTACTCATCGGTGGATTTTCGCTTTATTACTTAGCGAGTCCCGGGGGACAAAAAACTACAGTTTCGGCTGAAGCTGATGTCCCAGATACAGAAGCTTTCCGAGTTGCGGTTAATCACGCAATGACAGCCGCAAATCTGACTCAAGAAGCAAAAACTACAGAAGAATGGGATCGAGTAGCCAGTGAATGGCAACAAGCGATCGCACTGCTGAAGATTGTGCAAAATGACGATCATAATTATCCTCTCGCTCAAGAGAAAATTGGCGAGTATCAAGAGTATCTTAATTATGCTCAAGATAACGCTACCCAAGCAGTTGATGCTTTCCGCGTGGCTGTGAATAACGCAATGGAAGCAGCAAATTTGACCCAAACAGCCCAGAATAGCGAAGAATGGCAAAAAGTCGCCAGTCATTGGCAAGAAGCGATCGCCCTCATGAAAGCAGTTGAGAAAAATGACCCTAATTATCCTGTCGCACAGGAGAAAATCGCCGAGTATCAAAACTATCTCAACTATGCGAAAAATAATGCTTCCGGCGCTTAG